The DNA window CTTATGTTTATCCTATATGGAAATATATTATTCAGTTTACATGTATGAACACTTTCATTTATAATGAATAGGAGAATTATTGTATCGTTGCAAAAGGAGGGACTACAAATGGGCAATATGTATAAAGTGATGGCTTTCTGGACAGGGATTTTTGCAGTTATGTTTTATTTAGGTGATATGACAGAAGCATCTTTACTATTTTTAGCAAATACGGGATTATTCCTTCTTTTAGGGT is part of the Psychrobacillus sp. FSL H8-0483 genome and encodes:
- a CDS encoding DUF2626 family protein; this translates as MGNMYKVMAFWTGIFAVMFYLGDMTEASLLFLANTGLFLLLGFLNLSERMYMYIFGAYLMFFFAGFTYYTTFMHVPGGH